A single genomic interval of uncultured Desulfobulbus sp. harbors:
- a CDS encoding ABC transporter substrate-binding protein translates to MKRSLLLSCLLLVASSAWAADTIKIGFNIPLTGDIPKVGEMSKDAGEMLKADINGAGGLDVGGTKYMLEFVYEDNEAKAESAVTTALKLIDKDEVLAMIGPNSSKQAVPAGQVANDNATVMITPWSTNPATTLDRPWVFRAAFLDPFQGPVAVNYAVKTFGAKNAAVLYDLENDYSKGLAEIFRDEFEKKMGKGTVLAFESHGTKDQDFSAQLTKIIATKPDFIFLPDNYNQVALVVPQSRKLGYKGEFMGSDAWGSAELMTLCGDDCKGLSFSTHYAAAGATGATKEFIDRFKAKYNLVPDDVAALTWDATRVVLQGIQNAGKLTGKLKRDRKAIRDGIAAITTFAGITGNMKFDEQGDPIKCAVVVKISQSGEFEFKESVCP, encoded by the coding sequence ATGAAACGTTCGTTGCTGTTGAGTTGCCTGCTTTTGGTCGCCAGTTCCGCCTGGGCTGCAGACACCATCAAGATTGGTTTCAACATCCCCCTGACCGGTGACATCCCGAAAGTCGGGGAGATGTCGAAAGATGCCGGCGAGATGCTCAAGGCCGATATCAACGGCGCGGGTGGACTCGACGTCGGCGGCACCAAGTACATGCTCGAGTTCGTTTACGAGGACAACGAGGCAAAGGCCGAATCAGCGGTCACCACCGCCCTGAAGCTGATCGACAAGGATGAGGTCCTGGCGATGATCGGCCCCAACTCCTCCAAGCAGGCGGTTCCTGCCGGTCAGGTGGCCAATGACAATGCAACCGTCATGATCACCCCCTGGTCGACCAACCCGGCCACCACCCTTGATCGTCCCTGGGTTTTCCGCGCCGCCTTCCTCGACCCCTTCCAGGGACCGGTCGCCGTCAACTATGCGGTGAAGACCTTCGGTGCCAAGAACGCCGCCGTCCTCTATGATCTGGAGAATGATTACTCCAAGGGCCTGGCCGAGATCTTTCGCGACGAGTTCGAGAAGAAAATGGGCAAGGGCACCGTGCTCGCCTTTGAGAGCCATGGCACCAAGGATCAGGACTTTTCAGCGCAGTTGACCAAAATCATCGCCACCAAGCCCGACTTCATCTTCCTACCGGATAACTACAACCAGGTCGCCCTGGTCGTTCCTCAGTCGCGCAAGCTTGGTTACAAGGGCGAGTTCATGGGCTCCGACGCCTGGGGTTCCGCCGAGTTGATGACCCTGTGCGGCGACGACTGCAAGGGCCTCTCCTTTTCGACCCATTACGCCGCCGCTGGTGCCACCGGTGCCACCAAGGAGTTCATCGACCGCTTCAAGGCCAAGTACAATCTTGTCCCCGACGATGTGGCCGCCCTCACCTGGGACGCCACCCGCGTCGTCCTTCAGGGCATCCAGAACGCCGGTAAGCTGACCGGCAAGCTGAAACGCGACCGCAAGGCGATCCGCGACGGCATCGCCGCCATCACCACCTTTGCGGGGATCACCGGCAACATGAAGTTTGATGAGCAGGGTGACCCGATCAAGTGCGCCGTGGTGGTCAAGATCAGCCAAAGCGGTGAGTTCGAGTTCAAGGAGTCGGTCTGCCCGTAA